A genome region from Anastrepha ludens isolate Willacy chromosome 3, idAnaLude1.1, whole genome shotgun sequence includes the following:
- the LOC128857273 gene encoding mitochondrial ornithine transporter 2 — MFWENNESGPPTPPSVVRSRIVEFVAGSLGGAAQVYVSQPLDTVKVKQQTFPFLYKNMFDCFVNTYKKDGIVHGLYAGSVPAVVANVAENSVLFAAYGGCQSFVACLVGKQHTNQLNTTENAFAGFFAAFFSTFALCPTELVKCKLQALRESAECCPGVPANEHMTPWKLTRMIYKAEGIPGFFRGLTPTFMREMPGYFFFFGSYEATRELLAKPGQSKDDIGPLNTMIAGAVGGVMLWTMIFPADVIKSRIQVRNLNRGMMSVGLDILRKEGIMALYNGLLPSVLRTIPATATLFVVYEYTKKMLHKKFDALNV; from the exons ATGTTTTGGGAGAATAACGAATCAGGACCGCCAACGCCACCAAGTGTTGTACGGAGTCGAATTGTTGAATTTGTGGCGGGATCACTGG GTGGTGCGGCGCAAGTATATGTCTCCCAGCCACTGGACACTGTCAAGGTGAAGCAACAAACTTTTCCATTTCTCTACAAAAATATGTTCGATTGCTTTGTGAATACCTACAAAAAGGACGGCATCGTTCATGGTCTGTATGCGGGCAGCGTGCCCGCTGTAGTAGCCAATGTTGCTGAGAATTCAGTGCTATTTGCGGCGTATGGTGGTTGTCAGTCGTTTGTCGCATGTCTTGTGGGAAAACAACACACCAACCAATTGAATACAACAGAAAATGCGTTCGCCGGTTTCTTTGCGGCATTCTTCTCCACATTCGCGCTGTGTCCGACGGAGTTGGTGAAGTGTAAATTACAGGCGTTACGGGAG tcAGCCGAGTGTTGTCCTGGAGTACCAGCAAATGAACACATGACGCCATGGAAATTAACTAGAATGATCTACAAAGCAGAGG GTATTCCCGGCTTCTTTCGCGGTCTCACGCCGACTTTTATGCGCGAAATGCCCGGCTACTTTTTCTTCTTTGGCAGCTATGAGGCAACGCGTGAATTGCTGGCGAA ACCCGGTCAATCAAAGGACGATATTGGTCCACTTAATACAATGATTGCCGGCGCTGTAGGTGGCGTCATGCTATGGACAATGATCTTCCCCGCCGATGTAATTAAGAGTCGTATACAGGTGCGAAATTTGAATCGCGGCATGATGTCAGTGGGACTTGATATTTTACGCAAAGAAGGCATAATGGCGCTCTATAATGGGCTGCTACCCTCAGTGCTGCGCACCATTCCAGCAACTGCAACACTCTTTGTAGTGTATGAATATACGAAAAAGATGCTGCACAAAAAATTCGATGCATTAAATGTATAG
- the LOC128857272 gene encoding uncharacterized protein LOC128857272 encodes MFSVPLTCSSFGRLRAIYQLVAANPLRSSVPVRPPVACFHLNHANASKLFMDKENKHAHDVLEQSLKPYKIFRLDVNATAIDILPEAPELPALALTLKTADATIDEVFGAFTALTQYCIRTNTRISDERFTEFCQHFCDQSHQLSDEQLLATLRQLAQLPEEVSVREPNYMQLWNNLDVESCRRIERWTSDELLLACDAWYALNLARVSEFVWEALRKLGRKIRRMQPEQMVQAMFYCNILRRPVFEMFEFEVNLARCADTMSLQELGVMSMGFFKTKTPIRNPKLLDHLYTRLMSETQTVDDITLVAILKVLRYSSKLPQVPQMMQLMDVLQAQVARISLMSCLHLALFGVELQCCHDGVLELVLQRFNAEIEHARLKDMERICLAISVFNYRSPNGVEQELCAKILSLLGTKLDEIMKYPRCFAACVHYLTLCGYHNEEMLTSVLDKRFIDHAYGKNITLGREIFNLDSFVKINLKESGYAGNQLPEKSRRSMGKVLTQYIPERNTKFRLNHTDRILLEIKETCERILRPNTLKHILPHFQRPDVIICYDNKNRQALSLASSCPEDYSGDILTRTLLLGDSDSPEVDTVAIVIVGWNNMVKEKQRFTGLFEMKLKQLRLLGHKPVPIYWHEWRALETPIDRQQFLRRKLANAINY; translated from the exons atgttCAGCGTGCCTTTAACATGCAGCAGTTTTGGTAGGCTGCGTGCAATCTATCAATTGGTAGCCGCCAACCCATTAAGGAGCAGTGTGCCAGTTCGGCCACCGGTTGCATGCTTTCATCTTAACCACGCGAATGCGTCTAAACTTTTCATGGACAAGGAGAACAAGCACGCACACGATGTACTAGAGCAATCACTAAAACCATATAAAATTTTCCGTTTGGATGTAAACGCAACAGCTATTGACATTTTGCCTGAAGCGCCAGAGCTGCCTGCATTGGCGCTAACCTTAAAAACGGCTGATGCTACAATTGACGAAGTGTTCGGTGCTTTCACTGCCTTGACACAATATTGCATACGCACAAATACCCGCATCTCGGATGAGCGTTTCACGGAATTTTGTCAACATTTCTGTGATCAAAGCCATCAGCTAAGCGATGAACAGCTTTTGGCAACGCTGCGACAATTGGCGCAATTGCCAGAAGAGGTGTCCGTGCGTGAACCCAATTATATGCAATTGTGGAACAATTTAGATGTGGAGAGTTGTCGCCGCATTGAGCGTTGGACCAGTGATGAGTTGTTGTTGGCATGTGATGCTTGGTACGCATTGAACTTGGCGCGCGTTTCAGAGTTCGTATGGGAGGCGTTGCGTAAGTTGGGACGCAAGATAAGACGCATGCAACCCGAACAAATGGTGCAAGCCATGTTCTACTGCAACATTTTACGACGGCCTGTGTTCGAAATGTTTGAATTCGAAGTGAATTTGGCGCGCTGTGCCGACACTATGTCCTTGCAGGAGTTGGGTGTCATGTCGATGGGATTCTTTAAGACAAAAACCCCCATACGAAATCCAAAATTGCTGGATCATCTGTACACGCGTTTAATGAGCGAAACACAAACTGTGGATGATATTACATTGGTGGCTATTTTAAAAGTGCTCCGTTATAGCAGCAAGCTGCCCCAGGTGCCGCAAATGATGCAATTAATGGACGTCTTACAAGCACAAGTAGCGCGCATTTCACTAATGAGTTGCTTGCATTTGGCGCTCTTTGGCGTTGAGTTGCAGTGCTGTCATGATGGCGTTTTAGAACTGGTGCTGCAACGTTTCAACGCCGAAATAGAGCATGCACGCCTAAAGGATATGGAGCGCATATGCTTGGCCATTAGCGTATTCAATTATCGCAGTCCAAATGGTGTGGAACAGGAGTTATGTGCAAAAATTTTATCCTTACTTGGCACGAAACTTGATGAAATCATGAAGTATCCGCGTTGTTTTGCCGCTTGCGTGCATTACCTAACTTTGTGTGGCTATCATAATGAGGAAATGCTGACATCTGTGCTGGACAAGCGCTTTATAGATCACGCCTATGGCAAAAATATAACATTAGGGCGTGAAATCTTCAATTTAGATtcttttgtgaaaattaatttgaaagaaTCTGGTTATGCGGGCAATCAATTGCCGGAGAAATCGCGCCGTTCAATGGGCAAAGTGCTGACGCAGTATATACCGGAACGAAATACCAAATTTAGATTAAATCATACGGACCGTATTTTGCTGGAGATCAAGGAGACATGTGAACGCATACTGCGTCCAAATACGTTGAAGCATATTTTGCCACACTTTCAGCGACCGGATGTGATTATTTGCTATGACAATAAAAATCGGCAAGCGTTATCGCTTGCAAGCAGCTGTCCAGAAGATTATAGCG GTGATATTTTGACGCGAACACTACTTTTGGGTGATTCTGACAGTCCGGAAGTGGACACAGTAGCTATCGTGATTGTGGGCTGGAATAATATGGTTAAGGAGAAGCAAAGATTCACGGGCTTATTTGAGATGAAGCTAAAACAGTTGCGCCTTCTCGGACATAAACCTGTGCCA ATATATTGGCACGAATGGCGCGCACTAGAGACCCCAATCGACCGTCAGCAATTCCtgagaagaaaattagcaaatGCCATTAATTATTAG